One Haloimpatiens massiliensis genomic region harbors:
- the dnaX gene encoding DNA polymerase III subunit gamma/tau, with amino-acid sequence MAYTALYREWRPRTFEEVVGQHHVTITLRNQIKNNRIAHAYLLCGTRGTGKTSTAKIMAKAVNCLNPVDGEPCNQCDMCNKINAGIAIDVTELDAASHNGVDKIRDIIDDVQYPPQEAKYKVYIIDEVHMLSMGAVNAFLKTLEEPPSNVIFILATTDPQKLPITILSRCQRYDFRRIKSEDIFTRLKKIVDEQGVFAEDKSLSLVSRISDGAMRDALSILDQAISMGDGKVEYESLINMLGLVTNDNLFKLVDEIIDKKVEECIRIIDDIVFSGKEIHMFTRDLIKHMRNLIMVKVTENPEEVLDMSSENIQMLRVQSEKLRTEEIMRYIRILQEAEEQTKWSKQSRIYLEMAVIKMCKMQYDTSKEILLARINKLENIINHGNIKVVEESSNDNVDDKVKRIEEKVKGRVKKEDRSVNEPRSIYVEEINKDSSLTLETVKKSWKDILEVFKAKRKMVVYASLMTGRVIGCSGGIIQIKYDKEFAFNKKRLEKDDNRKIVDEIFSDVLGEKVKVIYVVDEQVKIKKTPEEILTENFPKEMIEIIDE; translated from the coding sequence TTGGCTTATACTGCATTGTACAGAGAGTGGAGGCCTAGAACTTTTGAAGAAGTGGTAGGACAACATCATGTTACTATTACATTAAGAAATCAAATTAAAAATAATAGGATAGCACATGCATATCTTTTATGTGGTACAAGAGGAACAGGTAAAACTTCTACTGCTAAAATAATGGCAAAGGCAGTGAATTGTTTAAATCCTGTGGATGGGGAACCTTGTAATCAGTGTGATATGTGCAATAAAATAAATGCTGGTATAGCTATAGATGTGACAGAATTAGATGCGGCTTCACATAATGGGGTAGATAAAATAAGGGATATAATTGATGATGTTCAGTATCCCCCTCAAGAGGCTAAATATAAGGTTTATATAATAGATGAAGTTCACATGCTTTCTATGGGAGCGGTAAATGCATTTTTAAAGACATTAGAGGAACCACCTAGTAATGTAATATTTATACTGGCAACTACAGATCCTCAAAAACTTCCGATTACCATATTGTCTAGGTGTCAAAGATATGATTTTAGGAGAATAAAAAGTGAAGATATATTTACAAGATTAAAAAAAATAGTAGATGAACAAGGTGTATTTGCAGAAGACAAAAGTCTTTCATTGGTGTCTAGAATATCAGATGGAGCTATGAGAGATGCATTGAGCATATTAGATCAAGCCATATCCATGGGGGATGGTAAGGTAGAGTATGAAAGTTTAATCAATATGCTAGGACTTGTTACTAATGATAATTTATTTAAATTGGTAGATGAAATAATAGATAAAAAAGTAGAAGAATGTATAAGGATTATAGATGATATAGTATTTAGTGGTAAAGAAATACATATGTTTACGAGAGATTTAATAAAGCATATGAGAAATTTAATAATGGTTAAGGTAACGGAAAATCCAGAAGAGGTATTGGATATGTCTAGTGAAAATATCCAAATGCTTAGAGTACAATCGGAAAAGCTTAGAACAGAAGAAATTATGAGGTATATAAGAATTCTTCAAGAGGCAGAAGAACAGACTAAATGGAGTAAGCAGAGCAGAATTTATTTAGAAATGGCAGTAATAAAGATGTGCAAAATGCAATATGATACTTCTAAAGAGATATTGTTAGCACGAATAAATAAGCTTGAGAATATTATAAATCATGGAAATATAAAAGTAGTAGAAGAAAGTTCTAATGATAATGTAGACGATAAAGTAAAAAGAATAGAGGAAAAAGTAAAAGGAAGAGTAAAAAAGGAAGATAGAAGTGTAAATGAACCTAGAAGTATATATGTGGAAGAAATAAATAAAGATTCCTCTTTAACTTTAGAAACAGTAAAAAAATCATGGAAAGATATATTAGAAGTATTTAAAGCTAAGAGAAAAATGGTGGTTTATGCCTCTCTAATGACAGGAAGAGTTATTGGTTGCAGTGGTGGAATAATACAGATAAAATATGATAAGGAATTTGCTTTTAATAAAAAAAGATTAGAAAAGGATGATAACAGGAAAATAGTAGATGAGATCTTTTCAGATGTACTTGGGGAAAAAGTCAAAGTTATATATGTAGTAGATGAACAAGTTAAAATTAAGAAAACTCCAGAAGAAATATTAACTGAAAATTTTCCCAAAGAAATGATAGAGATAATAGATGAGTAA
- a CDS encoding heavy metal translocating P-type ATPase has protein sequence MNKVFKITGMSCAACSRAVERKVGKLEGINEASVNLASEKLYVDFDENKLSKEDIISAVEKAGYGAEEEITDKKIIIGISGMTCASCAKAVERAVNKIDGVSLAEVNLATEKLNLQYNPKKVRLSTIKQTIIKAGYSPIEEKDASVDKDKERKEKEILRLKNNFIISIIFTVPLLVISMGHMLGMPLPHIIDPMHNPMNFALIQLLLVIPVVIRGKKFYIVGFKSLFRGSPNMDSLIAIGTSAAIVYGFFAMYQINIGHMEYAMDLYFESAATIITLITLGKYFEAKSKGKTSEAIKKLIGLAPKKAIIIQDGKELEISVDEVEVGDIILVKPGEKIPVDGEVVDGFTSIDESMLTGESIPVEKNKGHKVFAASINKNGTIKFKASKVGKDTALAQIIKFVETAQGSKAPIARMADIISGYFVPIVMAIALISGVVWFISGKDLIFSLTIFIAVLVIACPCALGLATPTAIMVASGKGAELGILIKSGESLETAHKINTIVFDKTGTITEGKPKVTDIYSVDIKNEDLLLYAASCEKNSEHPLGEAIVNATIEKNIPLMDANNFSAIPGHGLKATINSKSILLGNEKLMNDNNINIETLKNKLDTLATEGKTPMILSIDGKAKGIIAVADVIKENSKYAVKKLQDMGIEVVMITGDNKKTANAIGKQLGINRVLAEVLPEGKAQQVQDIQKEGKKVAMVGDGINDAPALAQSDVGIAIGSGTDVAIESADIVLMKDDIMDVVTAIRLSKSTIKNIKENLFWAFGYNTLGIPVAAGLLTLFGGPQLNPMIAAAAMSFSSVSVLLNALRLKNFK, from the coding sequence TTGAATAAAGTTTTTAAAATTACAGGTATGTCCTGTGCTGCTTGTTCTAGGGCTGTAGAGCGAAAAGTAGGAAAATTAGAAGGCATTAATGAGGCTTCTGTAAACCTAGCTTCTGAAAAACTCTATGTGGACTTTGATGAAAATAAATTATCTAAAGAAGATATAATTTCTGCCGTAGAAAAAGCTGGTTATGGAGCAGAAGAAGAAATTACAGATAAAAAAATAATTATAGGGATATCTGGCATGACCTGTGCCAGCTGTGCTAAAGCTGTAGAAAGAGCTGTGAATAAAATAGATGGTGTGTCTCTTGCGGAAGTTAATTTAGCTACAGAAAAATTGAATTTGCAGTATAATCCCAAAAAAGTAAGGTTATCTACCATAAAACAAACTATAATAAAAGCTGGTTATTCCCCTATAGAGGAAAAGGATGCATCAGTAGATAAGGATAAAGAGAGAAAAGAAAAAGAAATTTTAAGATTAAAAAACAATTTTATAATTTCAATTATATTCACAGTACCTTTACTTGTAATAAGCATGGGGCACATGCTAGGAATGCCCTTACCTCACATTATAGACCCTATGCATAATCCTATGAACTTCGCCCTCATACAACTACTTCTTGTAATTCCTGTAGTAATAAGAGGCAAAAAATTCTACATTGTGGGCTTTAAATCTTTATTCAGAGGTAGTCCAAATATGGACTCTTTAATTGCTATAGGAACTTCTGCTGCTATAGTTTATGGATTCTTTGCCATGTATCAAATCAATATAGGCCACATGGAATACGCAATGGATCTTTATTTTGAATCTGCAGCTACTATAATCACTTTAATAACCTTAGGTAAATACTTTGAAGCCAAATCTAAAGGGAAAACTTCCGAAGCCATTAAAAAATTAATAGGCCTTGCTCCTAAAAAGGCTATTATAATACAAGATGGAAAAGAATTGGAGATATCTGTAGACGAAGTAGAAGTAGGGGATATAATCTTAGTAAAACCTGGAGAAAAGATACCTGTGGATGGTGAAGTGGTTGATGGATTTACTTCTATAGATGAATCTATGCTTACGGGGGAAAGTATACCGGTAGAAAAGAACAAAGGTCATAAAGTCTTTGCTGCAAGTATAAATAAAAATGGGACTATAAAATTCAAAGCTTCCAAGGTAGGTAAAGATACTGCTCTTGCACAAATAATTAAATTCGTAGAAACTGCTCAAGGTTCTAAAGCACCCATTGCAAGAATGGCCGATATAATATCAGGGTACTTTGTACCTATAGTTATGGCTATAGCTTTAATATCCGGTGTGGTTTGGTTTATATCTGGTAAAGACTTAATATTTTCCCTAACTATATTTATAGCAGTTCTAGTAATTGCTTGTCCTTGCGCCCTAGGCCTAGCTACCCCTACTGCCATAATGGTGGCTTCAGGAAAAGGAGCAGAACTTGGAATTCTTATAAAATCTGGTGAATCCTTAGAGACTGCTCATAAAATAAATACCATTGTCTTCGATAAAACAGGTACTATAACAGAAGGAAAACCTAAAGTTACAGATATTTATTCAGTGGATATAAAAAATGAAGATTTACTTCTATATGCGGCATCTTGCGAAAAAAATTCAGAACATCCCTTAGGTGAAGCTATAGTAAATGCTACCATAGAAAAAAACATACCTCTTATGGATGCAAATAACTTCTCAGCTATACCTGGTCACGGATTAAAAGCTACTATAAATAGCAAATCCATACTTTTAGGTAACGAAAAATTAATGAATGATAATAATATAAATATTGAAACTTTAAAAAATAAATTAGACACTTTAGCAACAGAAGGCAAAACCCCTATGATACTTTCTATAGATGGAAAAGCTAAAGGAATTATAGCTGTAGCAGATGTCATTAAAGAAAACAGCAAATATGCAGTGAAAAAGCTTCAAGATATGGGCATAGAAGTGGTAATGATAACAGGCGATAATAAAAAAACAGCTAACGCCATAGGAAAACAGTTAGGAATAAATAGAGTTTTAGCTGAAGTTTTACCTGAAGGTAAAGCACAGCAAGTGCAAGATATTCAAAAGGAAGGTAAAAAAGTAGCTATGGTAGGCGATGGAATAAATGATGCTCCAGCCCTTGCTCAATCTGATGTAGGTATAGCTATAGGCTCCGGTACCGATGTAGCCATAGAGTCTGCAGATATAGTACTTATGAAAGATGACATAATGGATGTAGTCACTGCTATTAGACTAAGTAAATCCACCATTAAAAACATAAAAGAAAATCTTTTTTGGGCCTTTGGATATAATACTCTGGGCATTCCTGTAGCAGCTGGCTTATTAACATTGTTTGGTGGACCACAATTAAATCCTATGATAGCCGCTGCAGCTATGAGTTTTAGCTCTGTGTCAGTTCTATTAAATGCATTAAGACTTAAAAACTTTAAATAA
- a CDS encoding Crp/Fnr family transcriptional regulator: protein MIKFEHIIKLLITTQLFNGLTYEELSEIFKKYPANVTAYSSNAVVYFQGECCTGVDIVLNGQIQIQKIDTNGDMSVICNFTVGDSVGENLLFSRNNTYPLTIITKYDTEILHLSKQLILYLCHNDRFLQNFLESLSDKTLILSGKIKTLSTKSIRRCIIEFLLYEYRIQKSTTIFLNLSKKELSEKFGIQRPSLSRELNKMRSKGLIEYNAKSITITDVEELKRIYSES from the coding sequence ATGATAAAATTTGAGCATATCATAAAATTGTTGATTACTACGCAGCTTTTTAATGGATTAACTTACGAGGAATTAAGTGAAATATTCAAAAAATATCCTGCTAATGTAACTGCATATTCTTCTAATGCCGTCGTTTACTTTCAGGGAGAATGCTGTACAGGTGTTGACATTGTCTTAAATGGACAGATTCAAATTCAAAAAATTGACACAAATGGGGATATGTCTGTTATATGCAATTTTACAGTTGGGGATTCTGTCGGAGAAAATTTATTATTTTCACGTAATAATACTTATCCATTGACGATTATCACGAAATACGATACTGAAATTCTACATTTAAGCAAGCAGCTGATTCTATATTTATGCCATAATGATAGGTTTTTGCAAAATTTCCTTGAATCACTTTCCGATAAAACATTAATTCTTAGTGGTAAGATCAAGACGCTGTCAACAAAGTCCATTAGGAGATGCATTATTGAATTTTTGCTATATGAGTATAGAATTCAAAAAAGTACAACTATTTTTTTGAACCTATCTAAAAAAGAGTTGTCTGAAAAATTTGGAATCCAGCGTCCATCACTGTCACGTGAGCTAAATAAAATGCGGTCAAAAGGGTTAATTGAATATAACGCAAAAAGCATTACAATAACAGATGTTGAGGAATTAAAGCGTATTTATTCAGAGTCATAG
- a CDS encoding YbaB/EbfC family nucleoid-associated protein, whose translation MARGGFPGMGGGNMNNLIKQAQKMQKQMEEMQKDLEEKEFKVTVGGGAVTVVANGRKQIVEMKIKPEVVDPDDVEMLQDLILSACNEALRQAEESTANAMGKITGGMNLPGMF comes from the coding sequence ATGGCAAGAGGCGGATTCCCAGGAATGGGTGGAGGAAATATGAATAATTTAATAAAACAAGCTCAAAAGATGCAGAAGCAAATGGAAGAAATGCAAAAAGACCTTGAGGAAAAGGAATTTAAGGTTACTGTAGGTGGTGGAGCAGTTACAGTAGTAGCTAATGGAAGAAAGCAGATAGTAGAAATGAAAATAAAACCAGAAGTAGTAGATCCTGATGATGTAGAAATGCTACAAGATTTAATTCTTTCAGCATGTAATGAGGCTTTAAGACAAGCGGAAGAATCTACAGCTAATGCTATGGGCAAAATAACTGGAGGAATGAACTTACCAGGAATGTTCTAA
- a CDS encoding ATP-binding protein, translating to MKRKIVNIDEKKCNGCGLCVTACHEKAIELVNGKAKLVSDIYCDGLGDCLPHCPTGAIEIVERESEAYDEKAVKARQKESHKEPLPCGCPGTAAKSIKRSATNSVKLNSIIKNTSAEETPVSQLTQWPVQLRLINTKAPYLEGANLLIAADCTAYAYGNFHRDFIKDHITVIGCPKLDDNQYYKEKLSEILSNNNIKSITVVRMEVPCCSGIVSSVKSAMLESKVIVPYREVIIGTDGRII from the coding sequence TTGAAGAGAAAAATTGTTAATATAGATGAAAAAAAATGTAATGGTTGTGGTTTATGCGTAACTGCATGCCATGAAAAAGCTATAGAATTAGTAAATGGTAAAGCAAAGCTTGTAAGTGATATATATTGTGATGGCCTTGGCGATTGCCTTCCACATTGCCCAACCGGGGCTATAGAAATAGTAGAAAGAGAATCCGAAGCTTATGATGAAAAAGCCGTAAAAGCCAGACAAAAAGAATCTCATAAGGAACCATTACCTTGTGGATGTCCAGGTACCGCAGCTAAAAGTATAAAAAGATCAGCTACTAACTCTGTAAAGTTAAATTCCATAATTAAAAATACCTCTGCTGAAGAAACACCAGTATCTCAATTAACTCAATGGCCAGTTCAATTAAGATTAATAAATACTAAGGCTCCTTATCTAGAAGGTGCAAATCTTTTAATAGCTGCTGATTGTACTGCTTATGCTTATGGAAACTTCCACAGAGATTTCATAAAAGACCATATAACTGTAATAGGATGTCCAAAGCTAGACGACAATCAATACTATAAAGAAAAATTATCAGAGATATTATCAAACAACAATATAAAAAGTATTACTGTTGTTAGAATGGAAGTACCTTGCTGCAGCGGCATTGTAAGTTCCGTTAAATCTGCAATGCTAGAGTCTAAAGTTATAGTTCCATATAGAGAAGTTATTATAGGAACTGACGGAAGAATAATTTAA
- a CDS encoding DUF2508 family protein → MNKKKFGEDIFSRIKYTKEQREILKGLESAMQELKDAREFFQIAHNPDLIDYAIYREAAAQAKYIYLLNEAKNKNIKVNSYLLVENNEVV, encoded by the coding sequence ATGAATAAAAAGAAATTTGGAGAAGATATATTTAGTAGAATTAAATATACTAAGGAGCAAAGAGAAATACTAAAGGGTTTAGAATCTGCTATGCAGGAATTAAAAGATGCTAGAGAGTTTTTTCAGATAGCACACAATCCTGATTTGATTGATTATGCTATATATAGAGAAGCTGCGGCACAAGCTAAGTATATATATCTTTTAAATGAAGCTAAAAATAAAAATATAAAGGTAAATTCTTATTTATTAGTAGAGAATAATGAAGTGGTATAA
- a CDS encoding TIGR00266 family protein, protein MRYEIKGSNLPVVICELNPGEKVVSESGAMGWMSDNIDMDTNMKGGLFGGIGRAFSGESIFLNTFTCTSGLGKIAFPSSFPGKIVAKHLQAGESLICQKSAFLAGESTVTLATHFRKKLSSGLFGGEGFILQKVTGPGIVFLEFDGHVEEYSLVQGETLKVDTGNIAMFEPSVHFDVTMVKGFKNMFFGGEGLFLSTLTGPGKVYLQTMPINNLAGQLSSYFATGHRE, encoded by the coding sequence ATGAGATATGAAATAAAAGGTAGTAATTTGCCAGTAGTTATATGTGAACTTAATCCCGGTGAAAAAGTAGTTTCGGAGTCTGGGGCCATGGGGTGGATGAGTGACAATATAGATATGGATACAAATATGAAGGGTGGACTTTTTGGAGGAATAGGGAGAGCTTTTTCTGGCGAGTCTATATTCTTAAATACATTTACATGTACTAGCGGTCTTGGTAAAATAGCGTTTCCATCTTCATTTCCTGGAAAAATAGTAGCAAAGCACTTGCAAGCAGGAGAAAGTTTAATATGTCAAAAATCTGCATTTTTAGCAGGGGAGAGCACAGTAACACTAGCTACTCATTTTAGAAAAAAATTATCTTCAGGTTTGTTTGGAGGAGAAGGTTTTATACTTCAGAAAGTAACAGGACCTGGAATAGTATTTTTAGAATTTGATGGACATGTAGAGGAGTATTCCCTAGTACAAGGGGAAACATTGAAAGTAGATACAGGTAATATTGCTATGTTTGAACCTTCTGTACATTTTGACGTAACTATGGTAAAGGGATTCAAAAACATGTTTTTTGGAGGAGAAGGATTATTCCTTTCTACTTTAACAGGACCAGGAAAGGTATATCTTCAAACTATGCCTATAAATAATTTGGCAGGTCAATTATCTTCATATTTTGCTACAGGACATAGAGAATAA
- a CDS encoding Crp/Fnr family transcriptional regulator: MDKHLGTLKSCYLFRDINEDKISKVLHDVECKVNGYSKGEVIATEGELCSKIGIVIEGAVEAQKIYASGKIVTIDRLNIGNTFGEAIIFSNTNKYPATIMSSNSSKVLFISKEDIIRLCSMEEKILNNFMSILSNKILMLNRKIKNMSYKTLRQKIAGVIFDEYKKQGSNIINLPYSRKETAEHLGIPRPSLSRELIKMKEEGILDFYKNSIKILNIALLEDIFLE; encoded by the coding sequence TTGGATAAACATTTGGGTACATTAAAGTCATGTTACTTATTTAGGGACATAAATGAAGATAAAATAAGCAAAGTACTTCATGATGTAGAATGTAAAGTTAATGGTTACTCTAAAGGAGAAGTAATAGCTACAGAAGGGGAACTGTGCTCTAAGATAGGTATAGTTATAGAAGGTGCTGTAGAGGCACAAAAGATATATGCCTCTGGAAAAATAGTAACAATAGATAGACTTAACATAGGAAATACTTTTGGGGAGGCTATTATTTTTTCAAATACCAATAAGTATCCTGCAACTATAATGTCATCAAATAGTTCGAAGGTATTATTTATAAGTAAAGAAGATATAATAAGATTATGCTCTATGGAAGAAAAAATATTAAATAATTTTATGAGCATTTTATCTAATAAAATATTAATGTTGAATAGAAAGATTAAAAATATGTCTTATAAGACTTTAAGACAAAAAATAGCTGGGGTTATATTTGATGAGTATAAAAAGCAAGGAAGTAATATTATTAATTTGCCTTATTCTAGAAAAGAAACTGCGGAGCATTTGGGAATTCCAAGACCATCCCTTTCTAGAGAGCTTATAAAAATGAAAGAAGAAGGAATACTAGATTTCTATAAAAACTCTATAAAAATACTTAATATAGCCTTATTAGAAGATATATTCTTAGAATAA
- a CDS encoding ABC transporter permease: protein MNSIANLNISSLLIASSLILVSLFLSYSQKLNLEKETIIGVIRAIIQLTIVGYLLKIIFGLKNPIFTTLLLLFMVFNASYNAAKRGKGIKSAMSISFISISVGSLFTLAVLLMAGAIKYQPYQIIPVGGMIISNAMICLGLCFKELTSGFKNRREEVETKLALGADILTSSKDIIRSSIKTGMIPTIDSTKTLGIVALPGMMTGLILAGTPPIEAIKFQLMVTFMMLSTTAISSFVACYLAYSKFFNERKQLIL from the coding sequence ATGAATTCTATAGCAAACTTAAATATCTCCTCGTTACTTATAGCATCTTCATTAATATTAGTATCGCTTTTTTTATCTTATTCTCAAAAACTTAATCTAGAAAAGGAAACAATTATAGGCGTAATTAGAGCCATTATACAGCTGACAATAGTAGGTTATTTGCTTAAAATTATATTTGGTCTTAAAAATCCTATTTTCACTACTTTACTTCTCTTATTCATGGTATTTAACGCCTCCTACAATGCAGCTAAAAGAGGTAAAGGAATAAAAAGTGCAATGTCTATATCATTTATATCTATATCTGTAGGCTCTTTATTTACCCTTGCAGTACTTTTAATGGCCGGAGCTATTAAATATCAACCTTATCAAATCATACCTGTAGGTGGAATGATAATAAGTAATGCCATGATATGCTTGGGATTATGTTTTAAAGAGCTAACCTCCGGATTTAAAAACAGAAGAGAGGAAGTAGAAACAAAATTAGCATTGGGCGCTGACATATTAACCTCTTCAAAGGATATAATTAGATCTTCTATTAAAACAGGAATGATACCAACAATAGATTCAACTAAAACCTTAGGTATAGTAGCTTTGCCAGGCATGATGACAGGACTTATATTAGCCGGCACTCCTCCTATTGAGGCTATTAAATTTCAGCTTATGGTTACATTTATGATGCTTTCCACCACAGCTATTTCTTCTTTTGTAGCATGTTATTTAGCTTACTCCAAATTCTTCAATGAAAGAAAGCAGTTAATACTCTAA
- a CDS encoding ABC transporter ATP-binding protein, giving the protein MNLLQFKNVYYNSDEKLILKNISFNVGKDDFISIVGPSGGGKSTLLKLSSHLISPSSGTILYKGKDLLEYNPMKLRQNICYCFQTPYLFGKDVKENLAFPYNIRDLDVDFERIEYLLLLFNLDKNIFNRQVEKLSGGEKQRISLIRTLLFTPDVLLLDEVTSALDADNTLIVEKAIKKINEGGTTILWVTHNLEQSRKFANKVLTIEGGQIKSLEVIK; this is encoded by the coding sequence ATGAACCTTTTACAATTTAAAAATGTCTATTATAATTCTGATGAAAAATTAATATTAAAAAATATATCTTTTAATGTGGGAAAAGATGATTTTATATCAATAGTTGGGCCTTCTGGCGGTGGCAAAAGTACATTATTAAAACTTAGTAGCCATCTGATAAGTCCCTCTAGTGGCACTATTCTATACAAAGGAAAAGACTTATTAGAGTACAATCCCATGAAATTACGACAAAATATATGCTACTGCTTTCAAACACCTTATCTTTTTGGGAAAGATGTGAAAGAAAACTTAGCATTTCCATATAACATAAGGGATTTAGATGTCGACTTCGAAAGAATTGAATATTTATTGCTACTATTTAACTTAGATAAAAATATTTTTAACAGACAAGTAGAGAAACTTTCTGGAGGAGAAAAACAACGTATATCTTTAATAAGAACCCTGCTATTTACTCCTGATGTACTTCTTTTAGATGAAGTTACCTCAGCACTAGATGCAGATAATACTCTTATTGTAGAAAAGGCAATAAAGAAAATAAATGAAGGGGGCACCACCATACTTTGGGTAACTCACAACTTAGAACAAAGTAGAAAATTTGCCAACAAAGTATTGACTATAGAAGGTGGGCAAATTAAATCCTTGGAGGTGATAAAATGA
- a CDS encoding metal-sensing transcriptional repressor, with the protein MNIERKQAMQLLKTARGQIDGIIKMIEEGRYCIDISNQLVAASSLLKKSNNLILKQHLNHCVKDAFLNNSGEEKVDEIIKVLEKITK; encoded by the coding sequence ATGAATATAGAAAGAAAACAGGCAATGCAGCTCTTAAAAACCGCTAGAGGTCAGATAGATGGCATTATAAAAATGATAGAGGAGGGACGATACTGCATAGATATATCTAATCAACTAGTAGCAGCATCTTCTCTTCTTAAGAAATCAAACAATTTAATATTAAAACAACACTTAAACCATTGTGTTAAAGATGCATTCTTAAATAATAGTGGTGAAGAAAAGGTTGATGAAATAATTAAGGTGTTAGAAAAAATTACTAAATGA
- the recR gene encoding recombination mediator RecR yields MDFYPIAIEKLIEEFAKLPGIGHKTAQRLTLHVLNLPKEEVEGFARALVKARGTIKYCSVCGNFTDTDPCAICSNPSRNKTIICAVEQPKDIMTMEKVKEYNGVYHVLHGTISPMAGRGPDDIRLKELIRRINGDIKEVIVATNPNVEGEATAMYISKILKPLGVKVTRIAHGVPVGGDLEYADEVTLSKALEGRKEI; encoded by the coding sequence GTGGATTTTTATCCTATAGCAATAGAAAAACTAATAGAAGAATTTGCAAAGCTACCTGGAATAGGACATAAGACTGCTCAAAGACTTACATTGCATGTTTTAAATTTACCTAAGGAAGAAGTAGAGGGATTTGCTAGAGCTTTAGTAAAGGCAAGAGGAACTATAAAGTATTGCTCTGTTTGTGGAAATTTTACAGACACGGATCCTTGTGCTATATGTTCAAATCCTAGTAGAAATAAAACTATTATTTGTGCAGTTGAACAACCTAAAGACATAATGACCATGGAAAAGGTCAAAGAGTACAATGGCGTTTACCATGTACTTCACGGAACTATTTCACCTATGGCAGGTAGAGGACCAGATGATATAAGACTAAAAGAGCTTATACGAAGAATAAATGGAGATATAAAAGAGGTTATTGTAGCTACTAACCCTAATGTGGAAGGTGAAGCTACAGCTATGTATATATCGAAAATATTAAAACCTTTAGGGGTGAAAGTAACTAGAATAGCTCATGGAGTCCCTGTAGGGGGAGACTTAGAGTATGCTGATGAAGTTACTTTATCAAAAGCTCTAGAAGGAAGAAAAGAAATATAG
- a CDS encoding pro-sigmaK processing inhibitor BofA family protein: MQLEYIGYFLIGIVLMVILVKLLAWPLKILLKLIVNGVLGAVLLILVNLVGGAFGLSIGVNAITALIAGFFGVPGVIFLIIFQNLL, translated from the coding sequence ATGCAGTTAGAATACATAGGATATTTTTTAATAGGAATAGTACTGATGGTTATATTGGTAAAATTACTAGCATGGCCACTTAAAATTTTGTTAAAGTTAATAGTTAATGGTGTATTGGGAGCAGTGCTGCTAATTTTAGTAAATTTAGTGGGCGGGGCTTTCGGACTAAGTATAGGAGTAAATGCTATTACTGCATTGATAGCAGGTTTCTTTGGAGTTCCAGGAGTAATATTTTTAATTATATTTCAAAATCTACTATAA